CAAGCCTTCAAACTTCATGTATCCGGACGACCAGAGCGTCATCGGGTCAAAGCGTCTGTTCCGGGCGTTGTGGGAGCGCTGTTTGGCCCGCGATAAGATTGCTATCTGTCTGTTTATGTGCAAGCGCAAGTCCATTCCCCGCTACGTGGCTCTAGTGCCTGTGGAAGCCCCGGATAAGGATGAGGAGAAGGGCTACCGCTCGCTGCTCTGTGGCGACGGGTTCAAGATCGTCTACCTGCCGGAGTCAAAGCACATCCGTCACATCGACATGTTTGACTGGAACAATACAGCGAACACGGCCAGCGACGAGGGCGTCGAGTTTTTCCAGAAAATCATTAAGAAGCTCCGCGTTGATTACCAGCCCAATTTGATCAACGACCCAAGTCTGGACGCTCTGCAGGCGAATCTGCTGGCTCTTTCCCTGGACTTCACGTCGGATAGCAAGGGCATCGAAAATCTGCTGGACAGCACGCAACAGGATAAGCGTATCGAGAAGTTCTTGCCCGATTATGAGAAAATCTTCATTGAAGAGGTGGAACCAGCCAAGAAGCGAACAGCCAAATCCGACACAACAGGCGCAAGCGCGCCAAAGTTAGCCAAGTTAGATGAGGAGCAGCTTAAGAGCCTTGAGTTTGTTCAGGGTCTGATCAAGGATCAGCGCTTGATAAGCTGCACGGCCACGCAACTTCAGTTTATTTTGGCCCATCACTTCGATTGCAAGATGGTGAAGTCCGCAACCAAGGCGAAAATGGTAGCGCAAATCGAGGAACTGAGTATTTGATTAGGGGAAATTGCTTACCATGGCGAAAAGTGATATGAATGTAATAATTCAAAGTATACACATATACTTAAAACATAATTGCTAATATTTAagattgttttgtttataagtTCAAGTTTGCTAATTTTCTGATTGATTTGCGCTTAATGTAAGTTCGGCGCCCGTTTTAGCCAtcaacatacaaaataaagTGGAgtcataatttataattttgtgaATGCAataagtatttaagtttttgatttcCTTCACGACCAAGtacaaatgtttataaaaattcgaAATAGCAGGCATAAAGAAAAAAGTCACAGCTTACATACATagcttaaaactatttttgaaaagCGATAATTCGATAATAGTAAAAAAGCCATCTCTAAGAGGCCAGTGTTGGACAACGTCACTCTGGGCCAACACATGTCCGCGCCGGCTTCTGAATTGCGAATTTGGACATTGCGAATTCATTCATTTTTGTTGCGAACCGCTGTCACAGAATGTCGCTGCAATTCCAAAACGACTGCGGAGATTCCGTGAAGCAGGCGATCATCGAGGAGCTGCAGAACCTCCTCAGCTCGGACACGGGTGTCTTGCAGCAGGCGGAGAAGCGGACGAAGCAGCTGGAGTACACAGAAGGTGATTTGGCGGGCAGCCAGTTTGGCTTGGCGTGGGTGCGGTTCATAGGCACATGTACATTGTTCCTCCTAATCCATCTCACCCTCTTGCAGGCTATGGCGTCTACCTGTCCGAGATCATCATGAACCAGGCGCACGAGCTGCCACTGCGCCAGATCGCGATCGTGATGCTCACCCGCTACGTGGAGAACCACTGGACGGATGACCAGGAGGCGGGCGGCAAGGCCAAAGGGTGTATGGCCAGCGAGCAGGCGAAGCGCACCATCCGCAACATCCTTCCCAACGGACTGTACGACCCGAACTCCAAGATCCGCTCCTCTGTGGCGCACACCATCTCCACCATTGCGGCCACAGACTACCCACACAGTTGGGCCGAACTGTTCGACATCATCGTGAAGTGCCTGGGCGGCAACGAGGACTCCATACACGGAGCCATGCAGGTCCTGCAGGACTTCACCTACGACGTGGAGCAGATCAAGGAACTGGGACCGGTGGTCATACCCGAAGTCTATCGCATTTTTGATTCAGAGCAAAATTACTCGATCAAAACCCGCGTGTCGGCAATCCGTATTTTGAAGCCCCTGTTCGCATCCATTGCCACACTGATCACCAACAAGGAAGAGCAGAGCACCATGATGAGCTCCATTCTGACCAATTTTATGGACAAGCTTATGCATTACCTGAGCATGAATAGCGGCGCCGGATCGAGTTTCCTTCTGCGCTCTGAGATCATCAAGGGTGGGTTGCCTTTGCTCTTTCCCAGAAAGTAAACTAAACCGGTTTTTTTCCACCTTAGTGTTTACCCACTTGGTCAACGAGACGCCCAAGTACATCCACCCCTTCATGGACCGCGTTTTGCCTATCATCTGGCAGCTGCTCACACAGATAGCCGAGACCTACGTGAAGGTATCGGTGAACCAGACCGAGTCGAATCCTCTGGCCAGCGGCGACAGCGAGGAGGATGACGAGCAGACCAATTTCCAAACGCTAATCATCCAGATCCTTGAGTTCATCAACTGCATCCTGACTTGCAGCAAACTGCGCAGCTGCATAAAGAATGTGCTAGCCGATCTAATCTACATCACGATCGTGTACATCCAGCTGAGCGAGGAACAGCTGGAGGACTGGCAGGACGACCCGGAAAAGTTCGTGGACGACGAAGATGATGGCGGAGTGGAGCTGACAGTGCGCATGTGCGGCCGCGATATTCTGCTGGTGAGTGGGAGCACCCTCCTCCAAAGACTCCTCATTCTAACTGTTTAACTTTAATCTCTAGGCCATTAATGACGAGTTTGGGGCCAAGGCCATTCAGCCATTGCAAGAGGCTTTGGGCAGGCACTTTAGCGTGGCCGAGGCGGAGAAGGCGGCCAACAATCCCAACTGGTGGAAGATTCAGGAGGCCTGCATGGATGCCGTGCACAGTTTCCGCGACATCATCCTCCTGGGCGACACCACATTTGACCTACTGAACTATTTGACCATAGTTCGGAATCTGCTTGTGCACCAGGAATCACCGCCTCTGGTGGGCCGCGCCCTTTGGACACTGAGCACCTACTCCAAGTCGGACCTCTACAATCCACAGATGTTGGCCGAGATACTTGATGTCACGCTGTGCAGCCTGTCGCCGGAGAAGTCGCACATCCTGAGGATCAGTGCTGTACGCACTCTTAACGAGTTTCTACAGGCGAACGAGACGAGCGAGGGGGAGAAGCGCACTTTATTGGTGTCCAAGCTGCCTG
This genomic window from Drosophila gunungcola strain Sukarami chromosome 3R, Dgunungcola_SK_2, whole genome shotgun sequence contains:
- the LOC128260637 gene encoding importin-9, translated to MSLQFQNDCGDSVKQAIIEELQNLLSSDTGVLQQAEKRTKQLEYTEGYGVYLSEIIMNQAHELPLRQIAIVMLTRYVENHWTDDQEAGGKAKGCMASEQAKRTIRNILPNGLYDPNSKIRSSVAHTISTIAATDYPHSWAELFDIIVKCLGGNEDSIHGAMQVLQDFTYDVEQIKELGPVVIPEVYRIFDSEQNYSIKTRVSAIRILKPLFASIATLITNKEEQSTMMSSILTNFMDKLMHYLSMNSGAGSSFLLRSEIIKVFTHLVNETPKYIHPFMDRVLPIIWQLLTQIAETYVKVSVNQTESNPLASGDSEEDDEQTNFQTLIIQILEFINCILTCSKLRSCIKNVLADLIYITIVYIQLSEEQLEDWQDDPEKFVDDEDDGGVELTVRMCGRDILLAINDEFGAKAIQPLQEALGRHFSVAEAEKAANNPNWWKIQEACMDAVHSFRDIILLGDTTFDLLNYLTIVRNLLVHQESPPLVGRALWTLSTYSKSDLYNPQMLAEILDVTLCSLSPEKSHILRISAVRTLNEFLQANETSEGEKRTLLVSKLPGFLDGIMALVPGCKAAVLALLMEALTIMVKFDAEFAFAGQAKITPLTIAVFLKYTEDPFVLETVQDLIKALCQRKECLGPLQEKFIPTIVSILGLTGAASTEKQDIALDVLNTIVRYTEPPLSNPLLETAFPAVINCVLHTDDHAVMVAGGECLRSFINVSPEQICSYKNGEGINCIMQVVATVLLNPMNSEMTAGGQIGRLVITIITKMGSMLGQNVDMLLKAVISKMQNLECLKVIMNLVLIFAHLFLTQMDAVLNFLSTVPGPNGEPAMQFVLTNWLSRQNSFFGTYERKVTTMALCKLFEYGVATQDNRLTTITFKELVDDPTDTRRRTRSVAAATQKWVTIPALVKIFKVLISEYQHFQEGKTDEPLTDSEEDGEDGEEPGTPGKPRYISDLFESDEDNAEDEQQLQELLKEINYQGDITDNLQKFLTTFAQNEHFPTFYEHLTEGERLNLLTKVQQK